The bacterium genome includes a window with the following:
- a CDS encoding ABC transporter permease subunit → MTSAWVVFEKELKDVLRRPGLIGTMGVPLVLLTLLALLALYAAGLEGAASQMPPVRLRPESLAGASPVELAQYAALSPFFLMWLIFPVTIPSALAAYSIVGEKEEGTLEPLLATPISTAELLLGKALAAALPGVALVWVPWLVTLAVGYALTTPRVLAATLLSPLWLSGMILLAPAMTFFTVMLLVILSSRVNDVRTANQIGGTLIVPLIVLFVSQVGGGLSFGLSAVLGAFGFVMAGGLAALAIAVRLFQREAILVRWKQSR, encoded by the coding sequence TTGACTAGCGCCTGGGTGGTCTTCGAGAAAGAGCTGAAGGACGTGCTGCGGCGGCCGGGCCTGATCGGCACCATGGGGGTGCCGCTGGTGCTCTTGACCCTTCTCGCGTTGCTCGCGCTCTACGCGGCGGGGCTGGAGGGGGCCGCTTCGCAGATGCCGCCCGTGCGCCTGCGCCCCGAGTCGCTCGCGGGCGCGAGCCCGGTCGAACTCGCGCAGTACGCGGCGCTGTCGCCCTTCTTCCTCATGTGGCTGATCTTCCCCGTGACGATCCCGAGCGCCCTTGCGGCCTACTCCATCGTCGGCGAGAAGGAGGAAGGGACGCTCGAGCCCTTGCTCGCGACCCCCATCAGCACCGCCGAATTGCTCCTCGGCAAGGCCCTCGCGGCCGCCTTGCCCGGGGTGGCGCTGGTCTGGGTGCCTTGGCTGGTGACCCTCGCGGTGGGCTACGCCCTCACGACCCCACGGGTCCTTGCGGCCACTCTGCTCTCGCCCCTCTGGCTCTCGGGGATGATCCTCTTGGCGCCGGCCATGACCTTCTTCACGGTCATGCTGCTCGTCATCCTCTCGTCGCGGGTCAACGACGTGCGCACCGCCAACCAGATCGGCGGGACCCTCATCGTTCCCTTGATCGTCCTGTTCGTGTCCCAGGTGGGCGGGGGGCTTTCCTTCGGGCTCTCGGCGGTGCTCGGCGCCTTCGGCTTCGTGATGGCGGGAGGGCTTGCGGCCCTTGCGATCGCGGTGCGCCTCTTCCAGCGCGAGGCGATCCTGGTGCGCTGGAAGCAGAGCCGGTAG
- a CDS encoding ABC transporter ATP-binding protein, with product MIETRHLSRQFGSFTAVEDLTLSVAPGEVFGFLGPNGAGKTTVMRMLAGLIAPTGGTATVAGHDVRTEGQAIRRRIGLLTETPSLYRKLSAEANLRFYARLYGVKEAEKAIRHYLQVLGLYERRHEPVGSFSKGMRQKIAIARALIHDPDLVFLDEPTSGLDPEAARLVLDFVVGLKAQGRTVFLCTHHLDEAERLCDRVGVFKRRLIAVDTPESLRRNRFGAKTVLELARREDALLRRVAELPFVQGVQWRDRALVVSVADPVRQNPQLVRTVVEAGGEVLFVREEKASLEQVYLSLTGSLRLD from the coding sequence ATGATCGAGACCCGTCACCTTTCGCGCCAGTTCGGAAGCTTCACCGCCGTCGAGGACCTGACGCTGTCCGTGGCGCCGGGCGAGGTCTTCGGCTTCCTCGGGCCCAACGGCGCGGGCAAGACGACCGTCATGCGCATGCTCGCGGGCCTCATCGCCCCGACCGGCGGGACGGCCACCGTGGCCGGCCACGACGTCAGGACCGAGGGGCAGGCCATCCGGCGCCGCATCGGCCTTTTGACCGAGACCCCGAGCCTGTACCGCAAGCTCTCCGCCGAGGCCAACCTGCGCTTCTACGCGCGCCTGTACGGGGTCAAGGAGGCGGAGAAGGCCATTCGCCACTACCTGCAGGTGCTCGGCCTCTACGAGCGCCGCCACGAGCCGGTGGGCAGCTTCTCCAAGGGCATGCGCCAGAAGATCGCGATCGCCCGCGCCCTCATCCACGACCCGGACCTGGTTTTTCTGGACGAGCCGACCTCGGGCCTGGACCCCGAGGCTGCGCGCCTGGTGCTGGACTTCGTCGTGGGCCTCAAGGCCCAGGGGCGGACGGTCTTCCTGTGCACCCACCATTTGGACGAGGCCGAGCGCCTGTGCGATCGCGTCGGAGTTTTCAAGCGCCGGCTGATCGCGGTGGATACCCCCGAGAGCCTGCGCCGCAACCGCTTCGGCGCGAAGACCGTCCTGGAGCTTGCGCGGCGCGAGGACGCGCTCTTGCGCCGGGTGGCCGAGCTGCCTTTCGTGCAGGGGGTGCAGTGGCGCGATCGCGCCTTGGTCGTTTCGGTCGCCGACCCGGTGCGCCAGAACCCGCAGCTGGTGCGGACGGTCGTCGAGGCGGGCGGCGAGGTCCTCTTCGTCCGCGAGGAGAAGGCCTCGCTGGAGCAAGTCTATCTTTCGTTGACGGGGAGTTTGCGTCTTGACTAG
- a CDS encoding Ig-like domain-containing protein, with the protein MWTSTRGPLGASILLAALLLGACVADDGPGIVGNVGGGNGGTSGRDEGTGEAPDPTPTPYVPPVLSKLIIVPESFQLSSDPTASASAKSKALTVLARMNTGQQFPTAVTWQASPAGRVTIGAANLIGVVPNAPGGQVILTASSGSITATASVLVVPRVLTVNRVSLSETAASLYLPAQNGSSLPGFPHQMRLTATVTMSDDSTTQDVTWTSVNQTIAQVDNAGYVVARGVGTTEIVATSAQDAAKTARCVVTVTAKGLVDVELE; encoded by the coding sequence ATGTGGACATCCACTAGAGGCCCGCTGGGGGCGAGCATCCTGCTTGCGGCCCTGTTGCTGGGGGCCTGCGTCGCCGATGACGGTCCCGGCATCGTCGGGAACGTCGGAGGCGGCAACGGCGGTACGAGCGGCCGCGACGAGGGCACGGGCGAAGCTCCGGATCCCACCCCGACGCCCTACGTGCCTCCCGTGCTTTCGAAGCTCATCATCGTGCCGGAGAGCTTCCAGCTCAGCTCGGACCCGACGGCTTCCGCCTCCGCCAAGAGCAAGGCCCTCACGGTGCTCGCGCGCATGAACACGGGCCAGCAGTTCCCGACGGCCGTCACCTGGCAGGCGTCGCCAGCCGGCCGGGTCACCATCGGTGCTGCGAACCTGATCGGCGTCGTGCCCAACGCGCCCGGCGGGCAGGTGATCCTGACGGCGAGCTCGGGCTCGATCACGGCGACCGCGTCGGTGCTCGTCGTGCCGCGGGTGCTGACGGTGAACCGCGTGAGCCTCTCCGAGACCGCCGCATCCCTCTACCTGCCGGCGCAGAACGGATCGAGTCTTCCCGGTTTTCCTCACCAGATGCGCCTGACGGCCACCGTCACCATGAGCGACGACTCGACCACCCAGGACGTGACATGGACGAGCGTGAATCAGACGATCGCCCAGGTGGATAACGCCGGTTACGTGGTGGCGCGAGGCGTCGGTACCACCGAGATCGTCGCCACCTCGGCGCAGGATGCCGCCAAGACGGCGCGCTGCGTCGTCACCGTGACGGCCAAGGGTCTCGTCGACGTCGAGCTGGAGTGA